One Pseudomonas sp. HOU2 genomic window carries:
- a CDS encoding biliverdin-producing heme oxygenase — protein MTTSEKALRSQRLNQITHEPHSKLDALVKAHAPFETRANFARFVVAQYLFQSELVDLYNNPELTAIVPDLPARCRAEAAKADLADLHTDIPAPVAGALKNPSKARALGWIFVSEGSKLGAAFLIKRAVALELSETFGARHLGEPEGGRAEGWKSFVRTLDSLQFTAEEEAEVEQGAIDAFNRFTVLLEQAYAIEAEPA, from the coding sequence ATGACCACTTCGGAAAAAGCCCTGCGTTCACAACGCCTGAACCAGATCACCCACGAGCCGCACAGCAAACTCGATGCGCTGGTCAAGGCTCACGCGCCGTTCGAGACCCGCGCCAACTTCGCCCGTTTCGTGGTCGCGCAGTACCTGTTCCAGTCGGAGCTGGTTGACCTCTACAACAACCCCGAACTGACCGCCATCGTCCCGGATCTGCCGGCCCGTTGCCGCGCTGAAGCGGCCAAGGCCGATCTGGCGGATCTGCACACCGACATCCCGGCACCCGTGGCCGGCGCGCTGAAAAACCCAAGCAAGGCCCGCGCCCTCGGCTGGATTTTCGTTTCCGAAGGTTCGAAGCTGGGCGCGGCATTCCTGATCAAACGCGCGGTGGCGCTGGAGCTGAGCGAGACCTTCGGTGCGCGTCACCTGGGCGAGCCTGAAGGTGGCCGTGCCGAAGGCTGGAAAAGCTTCGTGCGCACCCTTGATTCGCTGCAGTTCACTGCCGAGGAAGAAGCTGAAGTGGAACAAGGCGCAATCGACGCATTCAACCGCTTCACCGTGCTGCTGGAACAGGCTTACGCCATCGAAGCCGAACCGGCCTGA
- a CDS encoding sigma-70 family RNA polymerase sigma factor, whose amino-acid sequence MSQSRFNHVFLSQRTSLLRTIERMVNNHSTAEDLLQETYLRVTRALSERAIDHLEPFVFQTARNLALDHLRARKIHSRTMVDDVPQDVVHSVAAPASSAEDAAHAEQMLERLNVSLSQLSPRQQQIFILSRLHGHSYQEIADELNVSLSTVQKELKLIMSICIGVAERLNGD is encoded by the coding sequence GTGAGTCAATCGCGCTTCAATCACGTCTTCCTCTCTCAGCGCACATCCCTGCTGCGCACGATCGAGCGGATGGTCAACAACCACAGCACCGCCGAAGACCTGTTGCAGGAGACCTACCTGCGCGTCACGCGGGCGCTGAGCGAGCGCGCCATCGATCACCTTGAACCCTTCGTGTTCCAGACTGCGCGCAATCTGGCGCTCGATCATCTGCGTGCGCGCAAGATCCATTCACGGACCATGGTCGATGACGTGCCGCAGGACGTGGTGCACAGCGTCGCCGCCCCCGCCAGCAGCGCCGAAGACGCCGCCCATGCCGAACAGATGCTGGAGCGCCTGAACGTGAGCCTCAGTCAACTCAGCCCCCGCCAGCAGCAGATTTTCATTCTCAGCCGCCTGCACGGGCACAGTTATCAGGAAATCGCCGACGAGTTGAACGTCTCGTTGAGCACCGTGCAGAAGGAACTCAAGCTGATCATGTCGATCTGCATCGGTGTCGCCGAGCGTCTGAATGGCGATTGA
- a CDS encoding FecR domain-containing protein, translating to MTDTHRSPSPATAQDAASAMDQALDWLIVLGSADDEQTRQFHAWLAADPLNAEAFAKAQAVWDGPQVAQCAQSLAAKPAKVTVLKRLRPHWKPLATAAVLILGLFSFSNLPMRLQADHLTVVGERQRLQLEDGSRVLLNTNSAFSSTINERQSVARLYQGEAFFEVAANRGQPLEIDAGPVQASVRDTAFAVRYLDGVAQVNVQRGDVDLRATHNDARVRLSAGESIRIGPNGFDHPAKLDTATDLAWVQGRLIFENCPLDKVLAELRRYYPGWIINTNEQLADVNVTGNYRLDQPLDVVRSLAHITSARLQEFPALVILN from the coding sequence GTGACGGACACCCACCGCTCGCCTTCGCCCGCAACGGCGCAGGACGCTGCAAGCGCAATGGACCAGGCTCTGGACTGGCTCATCGTGCTCGGCAGTGCGGACGACGAGCAGACCCGGCAGTTTCACGCCTGGCTGGCGGCCGATCCATTGAATGCGGAGGCGTTCGCCAAGGCTCAGGCGGTCTGGGACGGGCCGCAAGTCGCCCAGTGCGCGCAAAGCCTCGCGGCCAAACCGGCGAAAGTCACCGTTCTCAAGCGGTTGCGTCCGCACTGGAAACCGTTGGCCACCGCTGCGGTGCTGATTCTGGGCCTGTTCAGTTTCAGCAACCTGCCGATGCGCCTTCAAGCCGATCACCTGACCGTGGTCGGCGAGCGCCAGCGTCTGCAACTGGAGGATGGCTCCAGGGTGCTGCTCAACACCAACTCGGCGTTCTCCAGCACCATCAACGAACGCCAGAGCGTGGCGCGGCTGTATCAGGGCGAAGCGTTTTTCGAGGTTGCCGCCAATCGTGGTCAACCGTTGGAAATCGATGCCGGACCGGTACAGGCCAGCGTGCGCGACACCGCGTTCGCCGTGCGTTATCTGGACGGCGTCGCGCAGGTCAATGTGCAGCGCGGCGATGTCGATCTGCGCGCCACGCACAACGACGCGCGGGTGCGCTTGTCCGCCGGAGAAAGCATTCGCATCGGTCCCAATGGTTTCGATCATCCGGCCAAACTGGATACCGCCACCGATCTTGCCTGGGTCCAGGGCCGGTTGATTTTCGAGAACTGTCCGCTCGACAAGGTGCTGGCCGAACTGCGCCGCTACTACCCGGGCTGGATCATCAACACCAACGAGCAGTTGGCCGACGTCAACGTCACCGGCAATTACCGTCTCGACCAGCCGCTGGACGTCGTGCGTTCCCTCGCTCACATCACCTCGGCGCGCCTGCAGGAATTCCCCGCGCTGGTGATTTTGAACTAA
- a CDS encoding TonB-dependent receptor, with protein MSSRLTRQTATPSRVLSLLTAAILMAGTAPLMAATEQPARNMGGYSFSIGQQPLVSALNAFTSVTGWQVGLPAELGQGVSSPGVRGSLPPEKALERLLVGTNLSFRKLSNNNVVLEKRSTSGALNLDQVTISATRQEQSVNSVPATVTVQTRQDLDRNNVNTIKDLVRYEPGVSVGGAGQRGGISGYNIRGIDGDRILTQVDGVEVPDGFFNGPYAKTQRNYVDPEIVKRVEILRGPASVLYGSNAIGGAVSYYTLDPDDIIKPGKDVGARLKTGYSSADESWLKSATVAGRAEQFDGLLHFSQRDGHETDSYGSNNGTGLARTAANPEDVKATNVLAKIGWNYNEDSRLGLTYEKYKDDRDTDQKSAYGGPYFNGAPTIPNSMLPGGMYQWRTGNDTITRERFGLEHSFALDSLLADNVKWSLNHQVAKTDQSTEEFYYPMTRKVLRTRDTIYEEKQWVFDAQLDKAFAIGDTDHVLTYGTTIKQQKVTGSRSGDGKCLAVGRGCTAIGATSAADVLKKSSDFPDPTINTYSLFAQDQISWNKWTFLPGLRYDYTQLKPHITQEFLNTVAADGNGTVSDENKTWHKVSPKFGLTYALTDNYTWYGQYAEGFRTPTAKALYGRFENSTTGYNVAPNPNLEPEKSKSYETGLRGNFEQGSFDVAVFYNKYRDFINEDAVTPGYDELTFQSSNIKHATIKGAEVKGRLNLDAFGAPQGLYTQGSIAYAYGRNNDTGEPLNSVNPLTGVFGLGYDQDNYGGLLSWTVVKKKDRVDDTQFKSPDGVSSQFKSPGFGILDLAGYYKVTDDVTVSGGIYNLTDKKYWLWDDVRGYDGVGEASVISPANLDRLTQPGRNFAINLVWDI; from the coding sequence ATGTCCTCTCGCCTTACCCGCCAGACTGCTACCCCTTCCCGCGTATTGTCGTTGCTGACGGCCGCCATCCTCATGGCCGGCACCGCACCGCTGATGGCCGCCACCGAACAACCGGCGCGCAACATGGGTGGTTATTCGTTCTCGATCGGCCAGCAACCGCTGGTGTCGGCGCTCAATGCCTTCACCAGCGTGACCGGCTGGCAGGTCGGCTTGCCGGCAGAACTGGGTCAGGGTGTTTCGTCGCCGGGCGTGCGCGGTTCGCTGCCGCCGGAGAAAGCCCTGGAGCGCCTGTTGGTGGGGACCAACCTGAGCTTCCGCAAGCTGAGCAACAACAATGTGGTGCTGGAGAAGCGCAGTACCAGCGGCGCACTCAATCTGGATCAGGTGACCATCAGCGCCACCCGCCAGGAGCAGTCGGTCAATAGCGTTCCGGCCACCGTCACTGTGCAGACCCGCCAGGATCTGGACCGCAACAACGTCAACACCATCAAGGATCTGGTGCGCTACGAGCCGGGCGTGTCCGTCGGCGGCGCCGGCCAGCGCGGCGGCATCAGCGGCTACAACATTCGCGGCATCGACGGCGACCGCATCCTGACGCAGGTTGACGGCGTCGAAGTGCCGGACGGGTTCTTCAACGGCCCGTACGCCAAGACCCAGCGCAATTACGTCGACCCGGAAATCGTCAAACGCGTGGAAATCCTCCGTGGCCCGGCCTCGGTGCTGTACGGCAGCAACGCCATCGGCGGCGCCGTCAGTTACTACACCCTCGACCCGGACGACATCATCAAGCCCGGCAAAGATGTCGGCGCCCGCCTGAAAACCGGTTACAGCTCCGCCGATGAGAGCTGGCTGAAATCCGCCACCGTCGCCGGCCGTGCCGAGCAGTTCGATGGCTTGCTGCACTTCAGCCAGCGCGACGGTCACGAAACCGACTCCTACGGCAGCAACAACGGCACCGGCCTGGCGCGCACCGCCGCCAACCCGGAAGACGTCAAAGCCACCAACGTACTGGCGAAAATCGGCTGGAACTACAACGAAGATTCGCGTCTCGGCCTGACCTACGAAAAGTACAAGGACGATCGCGACACCGATCAGAAAAGCGCCTACGGCGGCCCGTACTTCAATGGCGCGCCGACCATCCCCAACAGCATGCTGCCCGGCGGCATGTACCAGTGGCGCACCGGCAATGACACCATCACCCGCGAGCGTTTCGGCCTGGAGCATAGCTTTGCCCTCGACAGCCTGCTGGCGGATAACGTGAAGTGGAGCCTCAACCATCAGGTCGCCAAGACTGACCAGAGCACCGAGGAGTTCTACTACCCGATGACCCGTAAAGTGCTGCGCACTCGCGACACAATCTACGAGGAAAAACAGTGGGTATTCGATGCGCAACTGGACAAGGCCTTCGCCATCGGTGACACCGATCACGTGCTGACCTACGGCACCACGATCAAGCAGCAGAAGGTCACCGGCTCGCGCAGCGGCGACGGCAAGTGCCTGGCAGTCGGCCGTGGCTGCACCGCCATCGGCGCCACCAGCGCGGCAGACGTGCTGAAAAAATCCAGCGACTTCCCGGACCCGACCATCAACACCTACAGCCTGTTCGCCCAGGATCAGATCAGCTGGAACAAGTGGACCTTCCTCCCGGGCCTGCGCTACGACTACACCCAGCTCAAGCCGCACATCACCCAGGAATTCCTCAACACCGTGGCCGCCGATGGCAACGGCACGGTCAGCGACGAGAACAAGACCTGGCACAAAGTCTCGCCCAAATTCGGCCTGACCTACGCCCTGACCGATAACTACACCTGGTACGGCCAGTACGCCGAAGGTTTCCGCACGCCAACCGCCAAAGCGCTGTACGGCCGCTTCGAAAACAGCACCACCGGCTACAACGTGGCGCCGAACCCGAACCTCGAACCGGAGAAAAGCAAAAGCTATGAAACCGGTCTGCGCGGCAACTTCGAGCAAGGCTCGTTCGATGTGGCGGTGTTCTATAACAAGTACCGCGATTTCATCAACGAAGACGCCGTTACTCCCGGCTATGACGAGCTGACCTTCCAGTCGAGCAACATCAAGCACGCGACCATCAAGGGCGCCGAAGTCAAAGGTCGTCTGAACCTCGATGCGTTCGGCGCGCCGCAAGGCCTCTACACCCAAGGCTCGATCGCTTACGCCTACGGTCGCAACAACGACACCGGCGAGCCGCTCAACAGCGTCAACCCGCTGACCGGCGTGTTCGGCCTGGGTTACGACCAGGACAACTACGGTGGCCTGCTGAGCTGGACCGTGGTGAAGAAGAAGGATCGCGTCGACGACACGCAATTCAAGTCGCCGGACGGCGTCAGCAGCCAGTTCAAATCGCCAGGCTTCGGCATTCTCGACCTGGCCGGTTATTACAAGGTTACCGATGACGTCACCGTCAGCGGCGGCATTTATAACCTGACCGACAAGAAATACTGGCTGTGGGATGACGTACGCGGTTACGACGGTGTGGGCGAGGCTTCGGTCATCAGCCCGGCCAACCTCGACCGCCTGACCCAACCGGGCCGCAACTTCGCGATCAACCTGGTCTGGGACATCTGA
- the gap gene encoding type I glyceraldehyde-3-phosphate dehydrogenase: MTLRIAINGFGRIGRNVLRALYTQGYRQDLQIVAINDLGDSAINAHLLKYDTVHGTFDAEVAHDNESLTVNGDRIAVSAIRNPAELPWAAEKIDVVFECTGLFTDRAKAAAHLTAGARKVIISAPAKGADATVVYGVNHDILRQSHQIISNASCTTNCLAPVAQVLHRELGIESGLMTTIHAYTNDQNLTDVYHTDPYRARSATQNMIPSKTGAAEAVGLVLPELAGKLTGMAVRVPVINVSLVDLTVQLKKEATADEVNALMKAASQHSKILGYNTLPLVSSDFNHNPLSSIFDANHTKASGKLLKVLAWYDNEWGFSNRMLDNCLALCNAE, encoded by the coding sequence ATGACTCTTCGAATCGCAATCAATGGTTTTGGCCGCATCGGCCGTAATGTCCTGCGCGCACTGTATACCCAAGGCTATCGACAGGATTTGCAGATCGTCGCCATCAACGATCTGGGCGACAGCGCCATCAACGCCCATCTGCTCAAATACGACACCGTTCACGGCACATTCGACGCCGAAGTGGCCCATGACAATGAGAGCCTGACGGTCAATGGCGACCGTATTGCGGTCAGCGCGATTCGCAACCCGGCCGAGCTGCCATGGGCGGCGGAAAAGATCGACGTGGTGTTCGAGTGCACCGGTCTGTTCACCGACCGCGCCAAAGCGGCCGCGCATCTTACTGCCGGCGCGCGCAAAGTGATCATCTCGGCCCCGGCCAAAGGTGCGGACGCTACCGTGGTTTATGGTGTGAACCACGACATTCTGCGCCAGTCGCACCAGATCATCTCCAACGCGTCGTGCACCACCAACTGCCTGGCGCCCGTGGCGCAGGTGCTGCACCGCGAGCTGGGCATTGAAAGCGGCCTGATGACCACCATTCATGCCTACACCAACGACCAGAACCTGACCGACGTCTACCACACCGACCCGTACCGCGCGCGCTCGGCCACGCAGAACATGATCCCGAGCAAGACCGGCGCCGCCGAAGCGGTGGGCCTGGTGCTGCCGGAACTGGCGGGCAAACTGACCGGCATGGCCGTGCGGGTGCCGGTGATCAATGTGTCGCTGGTGGACCTGACTGTGCAGTTGAAAAAGGAAGCCACGGCCGACGAGGTCAACGCGCTGATGAAAGCCGCCAGCCAGCATTCGAAAATTTTGGGTTACAACACGTTGCCGCTGGTTTCCAGCGACTTCAACCACAACCCGCTGTCGTCGATCTTCGACGCCAACCACACCAAAGCCAGCGGCAAACTGCTGAAGGTGCTGGCTTGGTACGACAACGAATGGGGTTTCTCCAACCGCATGCTGGATAACTGCCTGGCGCTGTGCAACGCCGAATAA
- a CDS encoding CoA transferase has translation MTDLLTSIQAALGLPNTPIPFTASGALPSAFAVSDLACASIAAAGQAVSELLQQQTGRLPAVEVDRRLASFWFATSLRPIGWDIPPLWDPIAGDYATEDGWIRLHTNAPHHRAAAESVLGACADRAAMAKKVAQWRSADLEQAVVEANGCAAEMRSWAQWQQHPQGLAVNAEPLVHFRTDQDETLKPWQGSVAQPLAGLKVLDLTRVLAGPTASRFLAGLGANVLRIDPPSWNEPGVIPDMTLGKRCARLDLQQPADRAVFENLLKDADILVHGYRADALEHLGFGAERRRQLAPGLIDVCLNAYGWSGPWQNRRGFDSLVQMSSGIAEAGQRWKHADKPTPLPVQGLDHGTGYLMAASAIQLLTQRLKTGRGGSARLSLARTARLLIEQGPGSNEALRAEDAQDQKPQVEQTPWGPAHRLLAPVTISGTPLHWTLPASELGSHRPLW, from the coding sequence ATGACTGATTTACTCACGTCCATTCAAGCCGCACTCGGCTTGCCCAACACGCCGATTCCGTTCACCGCCAGTGGCGCCCTGCCCTCGGCGTTCGCCGTCAGCGACCTGGCCTGCGCCAGCATCGCCGCTGCCGGTCAGGCCGTCAGCGAACTGCTCCAGCAACAGACCGGGCGCCTGCCCGCCGTGGAAGTTGATCGGCGTCTGGCCTCGTTCTGGTTCGCCACCTCGTTGCGACCGATCGGCTGGGACATCCCGCCGCTGTGGGATCCGATTGCCGGCGACTACGCTACCGAAGACGGCTGGATCCGCCTGCACACCAACGCCCCGCATCACCGCGCCGCCGCTGAAAGCGTACTCGGTGCCTGCGCCGACCGTGCCGCGATGGCAAAGAAAGTCGCGCAGTGGCGCAGCGCCGATCTGGAACAGGCGGTGGTCGAGGCCAACGGCTGCGCTGCCGAAATGCGCAGCTGGGCGCAATGGCAGCAGCACCCGCAAGGGTTGGCAGTGAATGCCGAGCCGCTGGTGCATTTCCGCACCGATCAGGACGAAACACTCAAACCATGGCAAGGCTCGGTGGCGCAACCGCTGGCCGGTCTCAAGGTGCTGGACCTGACCCGCGTGCTCGCCGGTCCCACCGCCAGCCGTTTTCTCGCTGGCCTCGGTGCCAATGTGCTGCGCATCGATCCGCCAAGCTGGAACGAGCCGGGCGTCATCCCGGACATGACCCTGGGCAAACGCTGCGCGCGACTGGATCTGCAGCAGCCGGCCGATCGTGCAGTGTTCGAAAACCTGTTGAAGGACGCCGACATTCTCGTGCACGGCTACCGCGCCGATGCCCTGGAACATCTCGGTTTTGGCGCCGAACGCCGCCGACAACTGGCGCCGGGTTTGATCGACGTCTGCCTCAACGCCTACGGCTGGAGCGGCCCGTGGCAGAACCGTCGTGGCTTCGACAGCCTGGTGCAGATGAGCAGCGGCATCGCCGAGGCCGGGCAGCGCTGGAAGCATGCCGATAAACCGACGCCGTTGCCGGTGCAGGGGCTGGATCACGGCACCGGGTATTTGATGGCGGCCAGTGCGATACAGCTTCTGACGCAGCGATTGAAGACGGGCCGGGGTGGCTCGGCGCGCTTGTCACTGGCGCGTACCGCCAGGCTGTTGATCGAGCAGGGGCCGGGGTCGAACGAGGCGTTGCGGGCTGAAGATGCGCAGGATCAAAAACCGCAGGTGGAGCAGACACCCTGGGGGCCGGCGCATCGATTACTGGCGCCGGTGACGATCAGCGGGACACCGCTGCACTGGACGTTGCCGGCCAGCGAATTGGGTTCACATCGCCCGTTGTGGTGA
- a CDS encoding YbaN family protein yields MPQPASSKLARLLFGLLAYVSLGIGLIAIVVPGLPTTEFILLAAWAATRSSPRLSAWLENHRLFGPILSNWRNGKIIARKAKVSATVSMLLCATLMLVMLDHGWPVYLAIAGMSLGNLWIWSRPETIASS; encoded by the coding sequence ATGCCGCAACCCGCCTCCTCTAAACTCGCCCGCCTGCTGTTCGGCCTGCTGGCCTATGTCAGCCTCGGCATTGGCCTGATCGCCATTGTCGTGCCCGGCCTGCCGACCACCGAGTTCATCCTGCTCGCCGCCTGGGCCGCGACCCGCAGCTCGCCGCGCCTGAGCGCCTGGCTGGAAAATCATCGACTGTTCGGGCCGATCCTGAGCAACTGGCGCAACGGCAAGATCATCGCGCGCAAGGCCAAGGTCAGCGCCACCGTCAGCATGCTGCTGTGCGCGACGCTGATGCTGGTGATGCTCGATCACGGCTGGCCGGTGTATCTGGCGATTGCCGGGATGAGTCTGGGCAATCTGTGGATCTGGTCGCGTCCGGAAACCATCGCCTCCTCCTGA
- a CDS encoding DNA-3-methyladenine glycosylase, whose amino-acid sequence MRLTLAYQPPYDWNAMLGFLAARAVVGMETVVDGVYSRSIGLPGVQGTVSVWAGVGDALEVELDCPDPAVVPEIIQRLRRMFDLDTDLALMHRHLANDPLLAPLIAERPGLRVPGAWDGLELAFRAVLGQQITVVAAIRLAGKLLAQYGAPLRSRVPGLTHVFPEAGVLATADLAALGMPKSRGRTLSGLAQALLDDPLLFEPGRAGGVARLLALHGIGEWTAQYIALRQLRDMDGFPHGDVGLLRSLEVLEGVRPAARELADRAEAWRPFRGYAAQVLWTSLSRAD is encoded by the coding sequence GTGAGGCTGACGCTGGCTTATCAGCCGCCCTATGACTGGAACGCGATGCTCGGGTTTCTCGCGGCACGCGCGGTGGTCGGAATGGAAACCGTGGTGGATGGCGTTTACTCGCGCAGCATCGGCTTGCCCGGGGTGCAGGGTACGGTGTCGGTGTGGGCGGGCGTGGGTGATGCGCTGGAAGTCGAGCTGGATTGTCCTGATCCGGCCGTTGTGCCGGAGATCATTCAGCGTTTGCGCCGGATGTTTGATCTGGATACCGATCTGGCATTGATGCATCGGCATCTGGCGAATGATCCGCTGCTCGCACCCTTGATTGCCGAACGCCCGGGGCTGCGGGTGCCGGGGGCGTGGGACGGTCTGGAGCTGGCGTTTCGGGCGGTGCTGGGGCAGCAGATCACCGTGGTGGCGGCGATTCGCCTGGCGGGCAAACTGCTTGCGCAGTATGGCGCGCCCTTGCGCTCGAGGGTGCCGGGCCTGACGCATGTGTTTCCCGAGGCCGGTGTGTTGGCGACGGCGGACCTGGCGGCGCTGGGCATGCCGAAAAGTCGCGGGCGAACGTTATCGGGCCTGGCGCAAGCACTGCTGGATGATCCGCTGCTGTTCGAGCCAGGGCGCGCGGGCGGCGTGGCGCGGCTGCTGGCGTTGCACGGGATTGGCGAGTGGACGGCGCAGTACATCGCATTGCGGCAGTTGCGCGATATGGACGGCTTTCCCCATGGAGATGTCGGCTTGCTGCGGTCGCTGGAGGTGCTGGAAGGTGTGCGACCTGCGGCGCGGGAACTGGCGGATCGGGCCGAGGCCTGGCGGCCGTTTCGCGGGTATGCGGCGCAGGTGTTGTGGACGTCTTTGAGCCGGGCTGACTGA
- a CDS encoding methyl-accepting chemotaxis protein: MFDSLSIRLKIVLLSGLCLLGVVALIVGMNIYQTNQNDELVSNSSNQLLTASVQNLLQAKAAEQAVRVQKTFGESLTVITALADQIKDMRALAAKRSLDAGALREELNQSLKTAFERNDKVLGIWLAFEPNGLDGKDSEFVNDAARQSNEAGRFATYWSRAAGSALNTIMVEEDMTKTTLSVSGTPYNSWYTCPRDNKRTCLLDPYADTVGNKEMLMTTISVPLIVDGKAIGVVGVDIALDALQAAAVESQRNLFNNAGHMLIVSGSGVLAADSSDATRVGKKISDTLGDDGKDLLQLVSSGTPKILEQGDLIRAVYPVDPIGNSRAWGVVIDLPKQVLLADSVKLQAVLDDAQETGVLTALAVAAVAGLIGLLLIWLTASGVTRPINNVAEMLKNIASGEGDLTQRLNYSKKDELGELVNWFNRFLDKLQPTIAQIKQSITEARGTADQSSEIARQTSEGMQVQFREIDQVATASNEMSATAHDVANSASNAANAAKGADQSAKDGMSIIERSTRDINQLADEVSKAVTEVEALAVNSEQIGSVLEVIRSIAEQTNLLALNAAIEAARAGESGRGFAVVADEVRNLAKRTQDSVEEIRVVIERIQTGTRGVVATMHSSQTQAHNNAGQIRQAVDALGKISDAVTVISDMNLQIASAAEQQSAVAEEVNRNVSAIRTVTETLTEQATESAAISSQLNALASQQMKLMDQFRV, encoded by the coding sequence ATGTTCGACTCTCTCTCCATTCGCCTGAAAATCGTCCTGCTCTCCGGCCTGTGCCTGCTCGGTGTGGTCGCGCTGATCGTCGGCATGAACATTTACCAGACCAACCAGAACGACGAACTGGTCAGCAACTCCAGCAACCAACTGCTCACTGCCAGTGTGCAGAACCTGTTGCAGGCCAAAGCCGCCGAGCAAGCAGTGCGGGTGCAGAAGACCTTTGGCGAAAGCCTGACGGTGATCACCGCGCTGGCCGATCAGATCAAGGACATGCGCGCACTGGCCGCCAAGCGTTCGCTGGACGCCGGTGCCCTGCGTGAAGAGTTGAACCAGAGCCTGAAAACCGCGTTCGAGCGCAACGACAAGGTGCTCGGCATCTGGCTCGCCTTCGAACCCAACGGCCTTGACGGCAAGGACAGCGAGTTCGTCAACGATGCCGCGCGTCAATCCAACGAAGCCGGGCGCTTTGCGACTTACTGGAGCCGTGCCGCCGGTTCGGCGCTGAACACGATCATGGTCGAAGAAGATATGACCAAGACCACCCTCAGCGTCAGCGGCACGCCTTACAACAGCTGGTACACCTGCCCTCGCGACAACAAGCGTACTTGCCTGCTCGATCCGTATGCCGACACCGTGGGTAACAAGGAAATGTTGATGACCACCATTTCCGTGCCGCTGATCGTCGATGGCAAGGCCATCGGTGTGGTCGGGGTCGACATCGCGCTCGATGCCCTGCAAGCGGCGGCCGTGGAGTCGCAGCGCAACCTGTTCAACAACGCCGGGCACATGCTGATCGTCTCCGGCAGCGGCGTGCTCGCTGCCGACAGTTCCGACGCGACCAGGGTCGGCAAAAAGATCAGCGATACCCTCGGCGACGACGGCAAGGATCTGCTGCAACTGGTCAGCAGCGGCACGCCGAAGATTCTCGAACAGGGCGACCTGATTCGCGCGGTGTATCCGGTCGATCCGATTGGCAATTCGCGGGCCTGGGGCGTGGTCATCGACCTGCCGAAACAGGTGCTGCTGGCCGACTCGGTCAAGCTGCAAGCGGTGCTCGACGATGCGCAGGAAACCGGTGTGCTCACCGCCTTGGCGGTGGCTGCAGTTGCCGGTTTGATTGGCTTGCTGCTGATCTGGCTGACCGCCTCCGGTGTCACCCGCCCGATCAACAATGTCGCCGAGATGCTGAAGAACATCGCCAGCGGTGAAGGCGATCTGACCCAGCGCTTGAACTACAGCAAGAAAGATGAACTGGGCGAACTGGTGAACTGGTTCAACCGCTTCCTCGACAAGCTGCAACCGACCATCGCCCAGATCAAGCAGAGCATCACCGAAGCGCGCGGCACCGCCGATCAGTCTTCGGAAATCGCCCGCCAGACCAGCGAAGGCATGCAGGTGCAGTTCCGCGAAATCGATCAGGTCGCCACCGCGTCCAACGAAATGAGCGCCACCGCCCACGACGTCGCCAACAGCGCGTCGAACGCGGCCAACGCCGCCAAGGGTGCCGACCAGTCGGCCAAGGACGGCATGTCGATCATCGAGCGCAGCACCCGCGACATCAATCAACTGGCCGATGAAGTCAGCAAAGCGGTGACCGAAGTCGAAGCCCTCGCAGTCAACAGCGAGCAGATCGGTTCGGTGCTGGAGGTGATCCGCAGCATCGCTGAACAGACCAACCTGCTGGCGCTCAACGCCGCCATCGAAGCGGCCCGCGCCGGGGAAAGCGGACGTGGTTTCGCGGTGGTGGCCGACGAGGTGCGCAACCTCGCCAAGCGCACCCAGGATTCGGTGGAAGAGATTCGCGTGGTGATCGAACGCATCCAGACCGGCACCCGTGGCGTGGTTGCCACCATGCATTCGAGCCAGACTCAGGCGCACAACAACGCCGGGCAGATCCGTCAGGCCGTGGACGCGCTGGGCAAGATCAGCGACGCGGTCACCGTGATCAGCGACATGAACCTGCAGATCGCCAGCGCCGCCGAACAGCAGAGCGCCGTGGCCGAAGAGGTCAACCGCAATGTCTCGGCGATTCGCACCGTGACTGAAACGCTGACCGAACAGGCCACTGAATCGGCGGCGATCAGCAGTCAGCTCAATGCCCTGGCGAGCCAGCAGATGAAGCTGATGGATCAGTTCCGCGTCTGA